The Lytechinus pictus isolate F3 Inbred chromosome 10, Lp3.0, whole genome shotgun sequence genome includes a window with the following:
- the LOC129269218 gene encoding L-xylulose reductase-like, whose amino-acid sequence MEIRFENKRALVTGAGKGIGRGIAVALAKCGASVTALTRSQADLDSLKKEVPGIETICLDVHDWDKTNEVLSPLPPFDLLVNSAGVSSGETCLEVSAEAYDNVMMINHRSILQITKIIAKRMIAKGCGGSIVNLSSIASLQGLTNHAVYASSKGALDSYTKVAALEFARHKIRVNCVNPTVVLTPMSRKYWSQEEKKAAMMSRIPLGRFLEIEDVVDPVLFLLSDKSAMINGITMPIDGGASATLI is encoded by the exons ATGGAAATTCGTTTTGAAAACAAGAGGGCCCTTGTGACTGGTGCAGGAAAAG GAATTGGCAGAGGAATTGCAGTAGCACTAGCAAAATGTGGAGCTTCAGTTACTGCTCTAACAAGATCCCAGGCTGATTTAGATTCATTGAAGAAGGAG gtGCCTGGTATTGAGACAATATGCTTGGATGTTCATGACTGGGATAAAACAAATGAAGTGCTGTCACCCTTGCCTCCGTTTGATCTCCTTGTTAACAGCGCTGGTGTATCTAGTGGAGAAACATGCCTTGAGGTGTCTGCCGAAGCCTATGACAA tgttatgatgATAAATCACCGATCAATCCTTCAAATCACAAAG ATTATAGCAAAAAGAATGATTGCAAAAGGATGTGGTGGTTCAATTGTAAACCTCTCTAGTATCGCCAGTTTACAGGGACTTACAAACCATGCTGTTTATG CTTCAAGCAAAGGGGCTTTGGATTCATACACAAAGGTTGCTGCTTTAGAATTTGCCAGACATAAG ATCCGAGTGAACTGTGTGAATCCAACCGTGGTACTTACACCAATGTCCAGGAAGTACTGGTCTCAAGAGGAAAAGAAGGCTGCTATGATGAGCAGAATACCTCTGGGTAGATTCTTGG AAATTGAAGATGTGGTTGATCCAGTTCTATTCTTACTTAGTGACAAGAGTGCAATGATCAATGGTATCACGATGCCGATTGATGGGGGTGCTTCAGCGACGTTAATCTAG